A genomic window from Mustela erminea isolate mMusErm1 chromosome 16, mMusErm1.Pri, whole genome shotgun sequence includes:
- the GEM gene encoding GTP-binding protein GEM isoform X3, producing MTLNNVTMRQGTVGMQPQQQRWSIPADGRHLMVQKEPHQYSQRSHHSAAPEDHCRRSWSSDSTDSVISSESGNTYYRVVLIGEQGVGKSTLANIFAGIHDSMDSDCEVLGEDTYERTLIVDGESATIILLDMWENKGENEWLQDHCMQVGDAYLIVYSITDRASFEKASELRIQLRRARQTEDIPIILVGNKSDLVRRREVSVSEGRACAVVFDCKFIETSAAVQHNVKELFEGIVRQVRLRRDSKEKNERRLAYQKRRESIPRKARRFWGKIVAKNNKNMAFKLKSKSCHDLSVL from the exons ATGACTCTGAATAATGTCACCATGCGCCAAGGCACTGTGGGCATGCAGCCGCAGCAGCAACGCTGGAGCATCCCGGCGGACGGCAGGCATCTGATGGTCCAGAAAGAGCCCCACCAGTACAGCCAGCGCAGCCATCACTCTGCTGCTCCCGAGGACCACTGCCGCCGGAGCTGGTCCTCTGACTCCACAGACTCAGTCATCTCCTCCGAATCGGGGAACACCTACTACCGGGTGGTGCTCAtaggggagcagggggtgggcaAGTCCACTCTGGCCAACATCTTTGCAGGTATACATGACAGCATGGACAGCGACTGCGAGGTGCTGGGAG aagaTACCTACGAGCGAACACTGATTGTTGATGGGGAAAGCGCGACAATTATACTCCTGGACATGTGGGAAAATAAG gGGGAGAACGAATGGCTCCAGGACCACTGCATGCAAGTCGGGGACGCCTACCTGATCGTCTACTCCATCACAGACCGAGCCAGCTTCGAGAAGGCATCCGAGCTGCGAATCCAGCTCCGCAGGGCCCGGCAGACCGAGGACATTCCTATCATTTTGGTGGGCAACAAAAGTGACCTGGTGCGGCGCCGGGAAGTGTCTGTGTCAG AAGGGAGAGCGTGTGCTGTGGTGTTTGACTGCAAGTTCATCGAGACCTCAGCGGCCGTCCAGCACAATGTGAAGGAGCTGTTTGAGGGGATCGTGCGGCAGGTGCGCCTCCGGCGGGACAGCAAGGAGAAGAACGAGAGGCGGCTGGCTTaccagaaaaggagggagagcaTCCCCAGGAAAGCCCGGCGCTTCTGGGGCAAGATTGTGGCCAAAAACAACAAGAATATGGCTTTCAAGCTCAAGTCCAAGTCCTGCCATGACCTCTCTGTGCTCTAG
- the GEM gene encoding GTP-binding protein GEM isoform X1 yields MEEARGQWVMFMDPAMTLNNVTMRQGTVGMQPQQQRWSIPADGRHLMVQKEPHQYSQRSHHSAAPEDHCRRSWSSDSTDSVISSESGNTYYRVVLIGEQGVGKSTLANIFAGIHDSMDSDCEVLGEDTYERTLIVDGESATIILLDMWENKGENEWLQDHCMQVGDAYLIVYSITDRASFEKASELRIQLRRARQTEDIPIILVGNKSDLVRRREVSVSEGRACAVVFDCKFIETSAAVQHNVKELFEGIVRQVRLRRDSKEKNERRLAYQKRRESIPRKARRFWGKIVAKNNKNMAFKLKSKSCHDLSVL; encoded by the exons atggaggaagccaGAGGGCAGTGGGTGATGTTTatg GACCCAGCCATGACTCTGAATAATGTCACCATGCGCCAAGGCACTGTGGGCATGCAGCCGCAGCAGCAACGCTGGAGCATCCCGGCGGACGGCAGGCATCTGATGGTCCAGAAAGAGCCCCACCAGTACAGCCAGCGCAGCCATCACTCTGCTGCTCCCGAGGACCACTGCCGCCGGAGCTGGTCCTCTGACTCCACAGACTCAGTCATCTCCTCCGAATCGGGGAACACCTACTACCGGGTGGTGCTCAtaggggagcagggggtgggcaAGTCCACTCTGGCCAACATCTTTGCAGGTATACATGACAGCATGGACAGCGACTGCGAGGTGCTGGGAG aagaTACCTACGAGCGAACACTGATTGTTGATGGGGAAAGCGCGACAATTATACTCCTGGACATGTGGGAAAATAAG gGGGAGAACGAATGGCTCCAGGACCACTGCATGCAAGTCGGGGACGCCTACCTGATCGTCTACTCCATCACAGACCGAGCCAGCTTCGAGAAGGCATCCGAGCTGCGAATCCAGCTCCGCAGGGCCCGGCAGACCGAGGACATTCCTATCATTTTGGTGGGCAACAAAAGTGACCTGGTGCGGCGCCGGGAAGTGTCTGTGTCAG AAGGGAGAGCGTGTGCTGTGGTGTTTGACTGCAAGTTCATCGAGACCTCAGCGGCCGTCCAGCACAATGTGAAGGAGCTGTTTGAGGGGATCGTGCGGCAGGTGCGCCTCCGGCGGGACAGCAAGGAGAAGAACGAGAGGCGGCTGGCTTaccagaaaaggagggagagcaTCCCCAGGAAAGCCCGGCGCTTCTGGGGCAAGATTGTGGCCAAAAACAACAAGAATATGGCTTTCAAGCTCAAGTCCAAGTCCTGCCATGACCTCTCTGTGCTCTAG
- the GEM gene encoding GTP-binding protein GEM isoform X2 yields MPGECDDPAMTLNNVTMRQGTVGMQPQQQRWSIPADGRHLMVQKEPHQYSQRSHHSAAPEDHCRRSWSSDSTDSVISSESGNTYYRVVLIGEQGVGKSTLANIFAGIHDSMDSDCEVLGEDTYERTLIVDGESATIILLDMWENKGENEWLQDHCMQVGDAYLIVYSITDRASFEKASELRIQLRRARQTEDIPIILVGNKSDLVRRREVSVSEGRACAVVFDCKFIETSAAVQHNVKELFEGIVRQVRLRRDSKEKNERRLAYQKRRESIPRKARRFWGKIVAKNNKNMAFKLKSKSCHDLSVL; encoded by the exons GACCCAGCCATGACTCTGAATAATGTCACCATGCGCCAAGGCACTGTGGGCATGCAGCCGCAGCAGCAACGCTGGAGCATCCCGGCGGACGGCAGGCATCTGATGGTCCAGAAAGAGCCCCACCAGTACAGCCAGCGCAGCCATCACTCTGCTGCTCCCGAGGACCACTGCCGCCGGAGCTGGTCCTCTGACTCCACAGACTCAGTCATCTCCTCCGAATCGGGGAACACCTACTACCGGGTGGTGCTCAtaggggagcagggggtgggcaAGTCCACTCTGGCCAACATCTTTGCAGGTATACATGACAGCATGGACAGCGACTGCGAGGTGCTGGGAG aagaTACCTACGAGCGAACACTGATTGTTGATGGGGAAAGCGCGACAATTATACTCCTGGACATGTGGGAAAATAAG gGGGAGAACGAATGGCTCCAGGACCACTGCATGCAAGTCGGGGACGCCTACCTGATCGTCTACTCCATCACAGACCGAGCCAGCTTCGAGAAGGCATCCGAGCTGCGAATCCAGCTCCGCAGGGCCCGGCAGACCGAGGACATTCCTATCATTTTGGTGGGCAACAAAAGTGACCTGGTGCGGCGCCGGGAAGTGTCTGTGTCAG AAGGGAGAGCGTGTGCTGTGGTGTTTGACTGCAAGTTCATCGAGACCTCAGCGGCCGTCCAGCACAATGTGAAGGAGCTGTTTGAGGGGATCGTGCGGCAGGTGCGCCTCCGGCGGGACAGCAAGGAGAAGAACGAGAGGCGGCTGGCTTaccagaaaaggagggagagcaTCCCCAGGAAAGCCCGGCGCTTCTGGGGCAAGATTGTGGCCAAAAACAACAAGAATATGGCTTTCAAGCTCAAGTCCAAGTCCTGCCATGACCTCTCTGTGCTCTAG